A portion of the Chitinivibrionia bacterium genome contains these proteins:
- a CDS encoding FRG domain-containing protein, whose translation MKLEANSVGEFFEKSFRFRLNQGEDNEVFHRGVRVIYPEKTRHCPSIHYEKGHIENEHKIFRETVARFPNEMLAQKTTIEKLILMQHYRFPTRIMDITKNLLVSLFFACYDDGKEDGTGEDGVVYFYSVPRKEIYFCDSDRIKIVSNLARQPFDLRGGYDLSLSIEEFNKQESIKQLCWDIQPESITQYSMVKPKHISSVFCLRPNMNNERINCQCGYFFLFGIEGGKDKSKWATFPEEWLLNPIIIPAGSKKGILKELEKMDINEGFFYPDYEKVSNSIRSRYRKS comes from the coding sequence ATGAAACTTGAAGCAAATTCTGTAGGCGAGTTTTTCGAGAAAAGTTTTCGCTTTCGCCTTAATCAAGGCGAGGATAACGAGGTTTTTCATCGTGGGGTAAGGGTTATTTATCCGGAAAAAACACGACATTGCCCATCTATTCATTACGAAAAAGGACATATTGAAAACGAACACAAGATTTTCAGAGAAACCGTTGCTCGTTTTCCGAACGAAATGCTTGCACAAAAAACAACAATTGAAAAGCTTATTTTAATGCAGCATTACAGATTTCCGACACGAATTATGGACATAACAAAAAATTTGCTTGTTTCATTGTTTTTTGCTTGCTATGACGATGGAAAAGAAGATGGAACAGGTGAAGATGGAGTCGTGTATTTTTATTCCGTTCCTAGAAAAGAAATTTATTTTTGCGACAGCGACAGAATTAAAATAGTTTCTAATTTAGCAAGGCAGCCGTTTGATTTACGAGGTGGCTACGATTTGTCGTTGTCGATTGAAGAATTTAATAAGCAAGAAAGCATTAAACAGCTTTGTTGGGACATTCAACCGGAAAGCATAACGCAGTATTCTATGGTTAAACCGAAGCATATTAGTTCCGTTTTTTGTTTGCGTCCCAATATGAATAACGAAAGAATTAACTGCCAATGCGGATATTTCTTTTTGTTTGGAATAGAAGGCGGAAAAGATAAAAGCAAATGGGCTACTTTCCCTGAAGAATGGCTTTTGAATCCGATAATCATTCCGGCGGGTTCAAAGAAAGGCATCTTAAAAGAACTTGAAAAAATGGATATTAACGAGGGCTTTTTCTATCCGGATTACGAAAAAGTCAGCAATTCCATAAGAAGTCGGTATCGAAAATCGTAA